GTTGGAATCGAAATAATACACCGCCAGCTTGTCCGATGCGCGATTGGTGCTGTCGATGGAGAATTCGTAGTCGCGGCCCGGTTGCAATACGAACTTGATCCCCTTGCGGACCAGATCCTGGGGCAGGGAATCGTTGGCGGCCATGTCGTTGACGTAGAGGCGGCGGTTGATCGAATAGTTCTGGGGAGGGGAGTCGTAGAACAGGCTTCCGCACCCTTGTATGGATAGGGCCAAGGCGCAAGCGACCAGCCAGACGGCGGCAGCCATGCGCGGCGAAAGCGCCTTTCGAGGCGAATGCGTCCTTAAGGCGGTAATGCCTGATCTTTTTCCGGGACGCCGTCCCGGCTTTTGCGCAGTTCCGATTTCAGTTTCTCCCGAATCGCGAGCAGGCTTCTATCATACCTTCCATCCTTGAAGTCCGGGAAGGCCCAAGGCAAGGGTTCGAACCGCCCCTTCGCGTATTTAAGCAGCAAATCCGCGTATACGCCGTCCGTAAGATACAATTTGCAGGGTCCGCGCTTAAAGGAAGCGAGAACGACCTTATCGGCATCCAGATAACCCGCATCCAGGTTGCAGGACCGCTTTCCGCCCTTGCTCCAGGAAGCTTCCAGATCCGCGGCTTCGTGCTTGAAGGCGGCCAACCCCTTGGGATCGAAGAGGCCGCGGAAAGAGGCGAAGCCGCGATGCAGGTCGTCCCCGAACTCTTCCCGATAGTACAGGGTGGTGTCGAAAGCCCGGAAGGCCCCTTTGAAATCGAGGGGGCCGAACCTTCTTTCCAGATCGTCCCAGAGGGCCTCGGAGGGCCTCGGGCCGGATATGAGGATCGCTACGACCCGCTTGGAGAGGGCTTCCGTCGGGGCCGCGGAGACGTCCAATCGAGGTTCCACGGGAAGAAAAGTAACAGGTTCCCGGGCGCGATGGAGCGAAGAAATGGCAAGCGTCGCCGGGAAAAATTGATAGAATGATCCAGTCCCCCATGCGCCGCTACGCCTTATACAGCCTGTTTGCCGTCCTTTGCGCCGGTTGTTCCAACCACGCGGTCGTTAAAGGCGCCCTCTCTTCGGACGAGCGCCGGGAGTACGTGGAACAGACGGGAGCCCTTATACCACAACGTCTTAAGGAGGATTTCGTCTCCGGCCGGGCGGCCCCGGGCATGAGCAAGGAGATGGTGATATTCCTCTACGGCCAGCCCGATCGCACCGAGCAGAACCGCTACGGGATAGGCTGGATGGGCGCCAACGATACCGCGGCCCTCTCCGACATGAACGATTCGATGTGGAATTACCTCAGCCCCGATAGCGTTTCGATCAAGCGGGGCATGGCTTTCAGGGGGGATACGGTCGCGCGCGTCACCGGGGACGCGTCGAAGTGAATCCCCGCGGACCTCGTCCGGGAGCAATCTCCATCGTATCGAGAAGCGTTTTCCCGTTGAAGCCCCGCGGGATTTTTTTATATAAAGGCTGTGCCGTTTCCTCTGTCTTCTCGTTATTCACCCCCTAGAAAGGACGCCACATGGCAGACAAAGCCCTAACCCAAAGTCAAATCGTGGATCAGCTCGCGACGTCGACCGGCCTCACCAAGGTGCAGGTCCGTTCGTTCTTCGAGAGCCAGTCCGCGCTGGCCTATAAGAACGCCAAGAATGGGTTCACCATTCCGGGCCTCGGCAAGATCGTGCTGGTGAACCGCAAGGCCCGCATGGGCCGGAATCCCGCCACCGGCGAAGCGATCAAGATCCCCGCCAAGAAGGTGGTGAAGTTCCGCGTGGCCAAGGCCGCCAAGGAAGCCATCGGCGGAGTCGCTCCGAAGAAGGCCAAGAAGAAGAAGTAAGCTCAAGAGCCCCTTATGAAAATGGGGCTCTAAGGTCGGGGCCGGCATCGTCGGCCCCTTCTTTTCCTCCTCCCCCTCTCCTTCCTCTCCCGCCCTTTAAACACAGACTCTCCAGCGCATCGGCCCCCACGTCGGCCATGTGATCGCCATCCCGCTTGTCCTCCGTTTCCCCGGTTATCTTCCGTCCATGCGCGCCGTCCCGCGGGAGATCGTCTCGTTCGCGCGCGGCCTGCGGGCCGCCGCCCGGAAGGGGTATCACCGACGTTACGGTCTGGCCGCGGCCCTGCCCATCGCCTGGGCCGCCCTGGATGCCTACGTTTGGCCCGGATGGTC
This region of Fibrobacterota bacterium genomic DNA includes:
- a CDS encoding DUF4416 family protein, producing the protein MDVSAAPTEALSKRVVAILISGPRPSEALWDDLERRFGPLDFKGAFRAFDTTLYYREEFGDDLHRGFASFRGLFDPKGLAAFKHEAADLEASWSKGGKRSCNLDAGYLDADKVVLASFKRGPCKLYLTDGVYADLLLKYAKGRFEPLPWAFPDFKDGRYDRSLLAIREKLKSELRKSRDGVPEKDQALPP
- a CDS encoding HU family DNA-binding protein; amino-acid sequence: MADKALTQSQIVDQLATSTGLTKVQVRSFFESQSALAYKNAKNGFTIPGLGKIVLVNRKARMGRNPATGEAIKIPAKKVVKFRVAKAAKEAIGGVAPKKAKKKK